One stretch of Zingiber officinale cultivar Zhangliang chromosome 6B, Zo_v1.1, whole genome shotgun sequence DNA includes these proteins:
- the LOC121992033 gene encoding wall-associated receptor kinase 5-like, protein MTQQSSAEFIVRGRSWLLVHYEMVLLSLFLFQWLLPSSSSTHIGYSALFGGSNCSNAPYPFEISNENPSLSKSLPGLQLCCNQSCNNSLKVLIGGSFIDVMEISLEEGYLSVLVDHAIKFGCSRISDRSPKGNLLDLRGTPYTFHTRNKFTVLGCDAMATVRDSFSGNIVSGCVAFCVSYADEQHGQSHCSGVGCCRDAIPPRLQYATVELSSIRKLTESMENITMVSGGCNEAFLMDGNDSFIPVLNTRRPIVLDWSIGNKSCEDVTSSHICGPNASCYNSSDGLGYRCKCQAGYEGNPYLQEGCQDIDECKDHSHNCSGKCVNIPGDYNCTCPLGTKGDGKKDGVGCKRDTYIEIGLGTSLALLVILLTTGFWIFCELKKRKQSKLKLKHFLQNGGLLLRQYVSENQFFARIFTIEELERATDNFNEKNVVGRGGYGTVYRGTVLPDGEVVAIKKSKFVDETQIEQFINEVVILSKITHRNVVKLLGCCLETDVPLLVYEFISNGTLSQHLHEQRMPTSGRLSWETRLRIATETAGALAFLHCKAASVPIVHRDVKSANILLDENCTAKVSDFGASRLIPMNQTHVTTLVQGTIGYLDPEYFQTCQLTEKSDVYSFGVVLLELLTSEKPVLFCRMGTERNLASHFMEYMAEKGGRAGVSEFLDRQLVWEARTALPVLAVAQLARRCLNLNGEDRPTMTEVAVELSALRRLAMQSEEWRDRRISMSPRRLAAVDESMFNEEDRLLP, encoded by the exons ATGACTCAACAAAGTAGCGCAGAGTTTATCGTCCGGGGAAGGAGCTGGCTTCTTGTCCACTATGAGATGGTTCTGTTATCCTTGTTCCTCTTCCAATGGCTGTTACCCTCTTCTTCCTCCACACACATAGGTTATAGTGCACTATTTGGGGGTTCGAACTGCTCAAATGCCCCCTACCCTTTTGAAATCAGTAACGAAAACCCAAGCCTTTCCAAGTCCCTTCCAGGCCTCCAACTCTGCTGCAACCAAAGCTGCAACAACAGTCTCAAAGTCCTGATCGGGGGCTCCTTCATCGACGTCATGGAGATCTCATTGGAAGAGGGCTATCTGAGCGTGCTCGTCGACCACGCCATAAAGTTTGGCTGCAGTCGCATATCAGATAGATCCCCGAAAGGCAACCTGCTCGACCTTCGGGGCACCCCCTACACCTTCCATACCAGGAACAAGTTCACGGTGCTTGGCTGCGATGCGATGGCTACGGTCAGGGATTCGTTCAGTGGCAACATCGTCAGCGGGTGCGTCGCCTTCTGTGTCAGCTACGCCGATGAGCAACATGGCCAGAGCCACTGCTCCGGCGTCGGGTGCTGCCGGGACGCTATTCCTCCGCGGCTTCAGTACGCCACCGTGGAACTGTCCAGCATCCGAAAATTGACAGAATCTATGGAAAATATAACAATGGTGTCAGGGGGGTGCAACGAGGCGTTCTTGATGGACGGGAACGACTCATTCATCCCAGTCCTAAATACGAGAAGGCCGATCGTCCTGGATTGGTCCATAGGAAACAAGTCTTGCGAGGATGTGACATCCTCGCATATTTGCGGCCCGAACGCCTCCTGCTACAACTCGTCGGACGGATTGGGTTATCGGTGCAAATGCCAAGCCGGCTACGAAGGCAACCCttatctacaagaaggttgccAAG ATATCGACGAATGCAAGGATCATTCGCACAATTGCTCGGGGAAATGCGTTAACATACCCGGGGACTACAATTGTACTTGTCCACTAGGGACCAAAGGAGATGGTAAAAAAGACGGCGTTGGTTGCAAAAGAGACACTTATATTGAGATTGGTTTAG GAACTTCGTTGGCTCTTCTGGTCATATTACTAACAACAGGCTTCTGGATTTTCTGTGAACTGAAGAAAAGGAAGCAGAGTAAATTAAAGCTGAAGCATTTTCTCCAAAATGGTGGCTTGCTGCTGCGACAGTACGTCTCTGAAAACCAATTCTTCGCTCGCATCTTCACCATCGAGGAACTTGAGCGAGCGACCGATAATTTCAACGAGAAAAACGTCGTCGGTCGCGGCGGATATGGGACTGTCTACAGAGGAACGGTGCTGCCGGATGGCGAGGTGGTGGCCATCAAGAAATCCAAGTTCGTGGACGAGACCCAAATCGAGCAGTTCATCAACGAGGTGGTGATCCTCTCCAAAATCACCCACAGGAACGTGGTCAAGCTCCTGGGCTGCTGCTTGGAGACGGATGTACCGCTGTTAGTCTACGAGTTCATATCCAACGGCACGCTCTCGCAGCATCTTCATGAACAGAGAATGCCTACTTCCGGCCGGCTATCATGGGAAACTCGGTTAAGAATCGCGACGGAAACGGCAGGAGCCCTCGCGTTCTTACACTGCAAGGCCGCCTCCGTTCCGATCGTCCACAGAGACGTGAAGTCGGCCAACATACTCTTGGACGAGAATTGCACGGCGAAGGTGTCGGATTTCGGAGCTTCGAGGCTGATCCCGATGAACCAGACTCATGTGACGACGCTAGTTCAAGGGACGATCGGGTACTTGGATCCGGAATACTTCCAGACATGCCAATTGACGGAGAAGAGCGACGTCTACAGCTTCGGAGTGGTTCTACTGGAGCTGCTGACGTCTGAAAAACCAGTGTTGTTTTGCAGAATGGGGACGGAGAGGAATCTGGCGTCGCATTTCATGGAGTACATGGCGGAGAAGGGCGGCCGCGCGGGGGTCTCGGAGTTTCTGGATCGGCAGCTAGTGTGGGAGGCCAGGACGGCGTTGCCTGTGCTGGCGGTGGCGCAGTTGGCCAGGAGATGCCTGAACTTGAATGGGGAAGACAGACCGACGATGACAGAGGTAGCAGTCGAGCTCAGCGCGTTGAGGCGGCTCGCGATGCAGAGCGAGGAGTGGCGTGACCGGCGAATTAGCATGAGTCCGCGGCGGTTGGCTGCTGTGGACGAGTCGATGTTTAACGAGGAAGATCGTCTGCTGCCGTAA